In Streptomyces erythrochromogenes, the DNA window TGCATGGCATGGGCACCTTCTACAGGGACTGCGAGCACCCGCAATCCCGCTGGTCGAACCTGCCGAGTTGCGGGAAATACGAGAAATCGGTGACGAGAAGTTCCGCCTCCTCTGCGACCTGATGAGCGGGTGTGGGATGCGGAACGCCGAAGCGGTCGCAGTAAACATCAACAATATCGTTTCCGATAACACATACAGGATAACCGAGCAGGTTAACCAGACAACGAAGGTGTGTGGACGCCTCAAGCATCGGAAACCAGGCGAGTACCGGGATGTGCCGCTTCCTTCACGGATCAGGCAAGAGATCGAAGGCTACGCTCGAAAACACGGCACGATCGACGGCTATCTCCTAAGGGACCCACGGGACCCGTCAAGACCTTTCCAAGCCTACCTGCTTCAAAATCAGTGGCAGAGACTGAAGCGCGAGCACCCTTCCCTCGTTCCGGAAGGAATCGCGCTGTACAGCTTTCGGCATTTCTTTGCATCACAATGCCTCCAGCTTCGCATACCGATCACTGATGTTGCAGACTGGATGGGCCATAAGAGCCTGGACGTGACATTTAAGGTCTACCGGCACCTCATGCCTGGCTCGATTGCACGCGCAGCATCGTCTCTAGATCTCGCCTTGGCCGCATAGGAGCTGCCCAAAATCGCATTAATGGCGGATTCCTACTCCCGCTGCCGAATCGCTCCCAGACTTCCTTCAAATGGTGCGGCCGGTCACCGCGCACTGCCGTGCGCGATGACCGGGCTCGACAGCGTGCGAACGCTGCAGGTGTGATGTCGCGGTCGACCTTGTGGACGGTCACGTATTCCCCAGGCACTGACCCCGCAGTTCCGGCGTGATCGTCGCCGGCCGGGATGCCGGCAGCGACGACCTCGCCGCCTTTCGTATCACCACCCGGGCTGTGGCTCGCCCAGGACCTCGCTGCCGATGTGCGCGGCAGACTGCTGGGCTCTGGTCAGGACCCCTGGGCTGCCACCCCCGTGGACGAGAACAGTGTCATGCACAGTCGACCGATCCAACTGGGCCTGATCGCCGTGGAAAACGATCTGGACTCCGTCGTACTTCGCATCCCGCATCGGTCCGCCTCTGTTTCGTCGGGCCGCAAGCCGTGCCAGTCGATGGCGGCCCTGCCCTGGCGCCGCGGGCACTGGCCGGGACATGCCGCAGTGGTCCGCTGACCTGGCCGAACGTCGACGCTCGAAGCCGGAGTTGTCGGTCTTCTCGTGTAGCGTCTTCGGGAACCTTGGGGGTGGGGATCATGAGTGGTGGCAACGCTGACCTGGAGATGGATCCGGTCGCGGTGGGGAGCATCCAGGACGGTCTGCGGTCCGCGGTCAGGGAGTTGCGTGAGTTCGCGATGGACACCTCGGCCGTGGCGGGTGGCGGCATGAGCCAGCTCACGCTGACGGGTATGGAGGCCGGTCATCCGGCGGTCGCTGCGGCCCTGGAGGGCTTCTGCGAGCGCTGGGATCTGAGCGTGAGCAGTCTCTTCGTCAAGACCAGCGGGCTCGCCGAGCGCCTGGGTATTGCAGCTGGCTCCGTGTGGGAGGAGGACCAGTACCGCAGGGGCACTTTCAAGGTGCTGGTCAACGCC includes these proteins:
- a CDS encoding tyrosine-type recombinase/integrase, which encodes MREIREIGDEKFRLLCDLMSGCGMRNAEAVAVNINNIVSDNTYRITEQVNQTTKVCGRLKHRKPGEYRDVPLPSRIRQEIEGYARKHGTIDGYLLRDPRDPSRPFQAYLLQNQWQRLKREHPSLVPEGIALYSFRHFFASQCLQLRIPITDVADWMGHKSLDVTFKVYRHLMPGSIARAASSLDLALAA